The following are encoded in a window of Picosynechococcus sp. PCC 7002 genomic DNA:
- a CDS encoding double zinc ribbon domain-containing protein, with protein sequence MDKLEALITPQSNESLGDYVQRQRRRLGLTQREVALKAEIHPQSYGKVERGQTTQLNQRTQRGLAYALQVPEEYLGALSRGIAVAVEKQRALRFCPQCWTPGSAPDPLWLVLRAQYCFACGTKLQSRCRGCQQPITSLKHRFCPYCGRPYKSSVNHPASQT encoded by the coding sequence ATGGATAAATTAGAAGCCCTAATAACACCGCAATCTAACGAGTCTTTGGGAGACTATGTTCAGCGTCAACGGCGACGGTTAGGACTCACCCAACGGGAAGTGGCTTTAAAGGCGGAGATCCATCCCCAGAGCTATGGGAAGGTGGAACGGGGTCAGACGACGCAACTCAATCAGCGCACGCAGCGGGGGTTGGCCTATGCGCTCCAGGTGCCAGAGGAATACTTAGGAGCCTTAAGTCGTGGCATTGCGGTGGCGGTGGAGAAGCAACGGGCGTTGCGGTTTTGTCCCCAATGTTGGACGCCAGGGTCAGCGCCGGATCCATTATGGTTGGTCTTACGGGCGCAATATTGTTTTGCTTGTGGGACGAAGTTGCAGAGTCGTTGTCGGGGTTGCCAACAGCCAATCACTTCTTTAAAACATCGTTTTTGTCCCTATTGTGGTAGACCTTATAAAAGTTCAGTCAATCACCCTGCTTCCCAGACGTGA
- a CDS encoding tyrosine-type recombinase/integrase yields the protein MKESSMNIITITEPITQGRLTTATTDNEILKRWASQKSSATQKTYFYIVRNFMAAIAKPLNQITLDDLLDWLDSLQWQSQNTRRNKIAVIRSLFGFCHATGYITLNPAKLLQQPKENDCRIERIITKPKVQAMAMNADTLRNELIIKTLYLLGVRVSELINIRWDDFIQTDDNGLKLKVMGKGDKVRFIVVPTGLWDELEALRNDSAYVFSSRKGNNGSKLSRIQVYRVVKANGDRVGVQVSPHFLRHSHATHSLKNGCDLHLLSESLGHGNIAITSRYLHASGDDGSANYLSL from the coding sequence ATGAAGGAAAGCAGCATGAACATCATCACCATCACCGAACCGATCACTCAAGGGAGATTGACTACTGCTACCACTGACAATGAGATCCTGAAACGATGGGCTAGCCAAAAGTCATCTGCCACCCAAAAGACTTATTTCTATATCGTCCGTAACTTCATGGCGGCGATCGCCAAACCATTGAACCAAATCACCCTTGATGATCTGTTGGACTGGCTCGATTCCCTCCAATGGCAATCCCAGAACACGAGGCGAAATAAAATTGCGGTCATTCGCTCCCTGTTTGGGTTTTGCCATGCCACGGGATATATCACCCTGAATCCTGCTAAGCTCCTCCAGCAACCAAAAGAGAATGATTGCCGCATCGAGAGAATCATCACTAAGCCCAAGGTTCAGGCCATGGCCATGAATGCTGATACGCTACGAAACGAGCTGATTATCAAGACTCTGTACCTGTTAGGGGTTCGGGTAAGTGAACTGATTAATATCCGCTGGGATGACTTTATTCAGACTGATGATAATGGTCTAAAACTTAAGGTAATGGGGAAAGGGGATAAGGTTCGGTTTATCGTGGTTCCCACTGGCCTATGGGATGAATTGGAAGCCTTACGGAATGATTCTGCTTATGTTTTCAGCAGTCGCAAGGGAAATAATGGCAGCAAGCTCTCACGGATTCAGGTTTACCGGGTCGTCAAGGCGAATGGCGATCGCGTTGGTGTTCAAGTTTCTCCCCACTTCCTACGCCACTCCCACGCGACACACTCCCTTAAGAACGGCTGCGACTTGCATTTGCTCAGTGAGTCCCTAGGCCATGGCAACATCGCGATCACAAGCCGCTACCTCCATGCCAGTGGGGATGATGGCAGCGCTAATTATTTGAGCTTGTAA
- a CDS encoding MerR family transcriptional regulator, translating into MDTLVELSQINPSWDIDTFVQVTNELLPQYLAENPVNERSESDVNPRLVRFYTTKGVLDKPEKDGREARYLYRHLLQLLLIRRLLSEGYSIASMQPIMGNKRNAELEGLLQGGVQIKAEMRNPAIAFLSQVKARQGNKMSFPKTKPQDLHYASEYGQSKELSQAEGQTDRVTVSHWRRVEILPGLELNIREDFMPPVTPQELANLSQLISRKLQAIFQFRQVLK; encoded by the coding sequence ATGGACACCCTAGTTGAACTCTCTCAGATAAACCCTTCTTGGGATATTGATACCTTCGTGCAGGTCACGAATGAACTATTACCTCAATATCTGGCGGAGAATCCGGTCAATGAGCGTTCTGAAAGTGATGTAAATCCGCGTTTAGTGCGGTTCTATACAACAAAGGGCGTTTTGGATAAACCAGAAAAGGATGGTCGAGAAGCCCGTTATCTCTATCGCCATCTACTGCAATTGTTGTTAATTCGTCGTTTGTTGAGTGAAGGCTATAGTATCGCCTCGATGCAGCCGATTATGGGCAACAAGCGTAATGCCGAATTAGAGGGATTACTACAGGGGGGTGTTCAGATCAAAGCAGAGATGCGCAATCCAGCGATCGCCTTTTTAAGTCAAGTAAAGGCTCGCCAGGGGAACAAGATGAGTTTTCCCAAAACAAAGCCTCAGGATTTGCATTATGCATCTGAATATGGCCAGTCCAAAGAGCTCTCCCAGGCGGAGGGGCAAACAGACCGGGTGACGGTTTCCCACTGGCGGCGGGTGGAAATTCTGCCGGGTTTGGAACTGAATATCCGCGAAGATTTTATGCCACCGGTGACGCCCCAGGAACTAGCCAATTTATCTCAATTAATTTCACGCAAACTTCAAGCTATTTTCCAATTTAGGCAGGTATTGAAATGA
- a CDS encoding IS4-like element ISSysp2 family transposase translates to MNQISEIRRQLRPHLGWHGARLSFIALFLVALFRAKTVNLAELATVWGGNAAEESNYKRMQRFFQSFDVNMDKIARMVMNIAAIPQPWVLSIDRTNWSLGTTDFNILMLCVVHEGIGYPLMWTMLKKKRGNSNSTERMDLLERFETLFPNIEIAYLTGDREFIGKPWLSYLMLDKPIPFRLRLRQTDKISKGKGQPAIAGSHLFRSLAIGETRILSGKRWVWGRQVYVMGTRLDPKRRAHKNEDEFLIIITTHDPQNALADYRRRWGIETLFGALKTRGFCLESTHFTDKVRLSKLLALLAIGFVWAMKAGLWRHTQKPIRIIKAHGRRARSLFRYDFDLLRRFFTASPQSLLGSEFHPIQLLSCT, encoded by the coding sequence ATGAATCAGATTAGCGAAATTCGCCGCCAATTGCGACCTCATCTCGGATGGCATGGAGCCAGACTGTCATTTATCGCCCTCTTCCTGGTGGCACTGTTCCGAGCAAAAACCGTCAATCTCGCCGAACTCGCCACCGTCTGGGGAGGCAATGCAGCAGAAGAGTCTAATTACAAACGCATGCAGCGATTCTTTCAGTCCTTTGACGTCAACATGGACAAAATCGCCAGGATGGTAATGAATATCGCGGCTATCCCGCAACCTTGGGTCTTAAGCATCGACCGCACCAACTGGTCATTGGGGACAACTGACTTCAACATCCTAATGCTGTGCGTCGTCCATGAAGGTATCGGCTATCCATTGATGTGGACGATGCTCAAAAAGAAGAGGGGCAACAGCAATAGTACAGAGCGCATGGATTTGCTCGAACGCTTTGAAACCTTATTTCCCAATATCGAGATTGCCTATCTCACGGGAGACCGAGAGTTTATCGGCAAGCCCTGGTTATCGTATCTGATGCTCGATAAGCCTATTCCCTTTCGTCTGCGCCTACGTCAGACCGACAAAATAAGTAAAGGCAAAGGTCAACCCGCCATCGCGGGGTCACATCTGTTTCGCTCCTTAGCCATTGGCGAAACAAGAATACTGTCAGGAAAACGGTGGGTCTGGGGTCGTCAGGTCTACGTCATGGGCACTCGTCTCGACCCGAAACGAAGAGCTCACAAAAATGAGGATGAGTTTCTGATTATCATCACCACCCATGACCCTCAAAATGCTCTAGCAGATTACCGTCGTCGCTGGGGAATTGAAACCCTGTTTGGGGCTCTTAAGACCCGTGGCTTTTGCTTGGAATCGACCCATTTTACCGATAAGGTGCGTTTGTCGAAGCTGCTGGCTCTGTTGGCCATTGGCTTTGTCTGGGCGATGAAAGCGGGTTTATGGCGACATACTCAAAAACCGATTCGTATCATCAAGGCCCATGGCCGTCGAGCTCGGAGTTTGTTTCGCTATGACTTTGACTTATTGCGTCGCTTTTTTACCGCTTCTCCCCAATCTCTACTTGGGTCAGAGTTTCACCCCATACAACTTTTGTCCTGTACTTAG
- a CDS encoding protein-tyrosine phosphatase family protein, translating to MTRPIKHCYWVLPGKLLAGEYPRNKDEQSSQEKLHALLNAGVTAFIDLTEADEGLQPYSTLISAEASHHRFPIVDVSIPASSDLVITILDTINHYIERNQLVYVHCWGGVGRTGVIIGCWLARHGHGGEVALDHLRELWQACPKSRYRRSPETREQEQYILNWEVGR from the coding sequence ATGACTCGACCAATCAAACATTGCTACTGGGTTCTACCTGGTAAGCTGCTGGCAGGAGAGTATCCGAGAAATAAAGATGAACAATCTTCACAAGAGAAGCTTCACGCTTTACTCAATGCTGGGGTAACAGCTTTCATCGATCTGACAGAAGCAGATGAGGGTCTACAACCCTATTCAACCTTAATCAGTGCTGAGGCTTCTCACCATCGGTTTCCGATTGTGGATGTTTCAATTCCTGCATCTTCTGATTTAGTGATCACAATTCTGGATACGATTAATCACTATATTGAACGGAACCAACTTGTCTATGTCCATTGTTGGGGTGGCGTTGGGCGGACAGGGGTAATCATCGGGTGTTGGTTAGCACGACATGGTCATGGCGGCGAGGTTGCACTCGATCATCTGCGTGAACTGTGGCAAGCATGTCCGAAATCTCGTTATCGGCGATCGCCAGAAACGAGGGAACAGGAACAATATATTTTGAACTGGGAAGTTGGCCGATGA
- a CDS encoding ParA family protein yields MQIITVTGYKGGVGKSTSAIHIAAYLARNQKTILIDGDPNRTALNWSQRGEMPFTVADERQAMRLITGHDFVVIDTPARPNSDDLQELAKGCDLLILPTTPDVVSLEPMLAIANDVEDARYRALLTIVPPYPSKEGETMRNELIANGVPTFQSMIRRSAAFQKAALAGKPVNQMSGRDRIPWNDFEALGKEMIEVLRQ; encoded by the coding sequence ATGCAGATTATTACTGTCACTGGGTATAAAGGCGGAGTAGGTAAGTCAACGAGCGCAATTCATATTGCTGCCTATCTCGCCCGAAACCAGAAAACCATATTGATTGATGGTGACCCGAACCGAACGGCTTTGAATTGGAGTCAACGGGGGGAGATGCCTTTTACAGTTGCTGATGAAAGACAGGCGATGCGTTTAATTACGGGCCATGACTTTGTCGTGATTGATACCCCAGCACGCCCCAACAGTGACGATCTACAAGAATTAGCGAAGGGCTGTGATTTACTTATCCTGCCAACAACCCCGGATGTGGTGAGTCTTGAACCCATGTTGGCGATCGCCAATGATGTGGAAGACGCAAGATACCGAGCGTTACTAACGATTGTGCCACCCTACCCCAGCAAAGAGGGAGAAACCATGCGTAATGAGTTAATTGCAAACGGTGTCCCTACTTTTCAGAGCATGATCCGCCGTAGTGCTGCTTTTCAAAAAGCGGCTTTAGCTGGTAAACCAGTAAACCAGATGTCTGGTAGAGATAGAATTCCTTGGAATGACTTTGAGGCACTGGGTAAAGAAATGATAGAGGTATTAAGACAATGA
- a CDS encoding plasmid pRiA4b ORF-3 family protein, with amino-acid sequence MDSGSGSHAFQIKAVIAGVSPMIWRRFLVRGDTTIAQLHFILQIAFGWSDTYLHRFVIHGNSYGIHHIGGECFSDDPHSVTLLSLGLRVRERFRYEYNYYDNWQVQLRVEKITELEPEKTYPICIEGKRNGPIEDCGGAWAFQELRQGFSTGMVLHRMAEILFQGDDELKPHLSELRQLSYWLLLDNLELPKLNHRLQQNPLSDDPAFREDIIF; translated from the coding sequence ATGGATAGTGGCTCAGGCTCACATGCATTTCAGATCAAAGCTGTTATTGCCGGTGTCAGCCCAATGATCTGGCGTCGGTTCCTAGTGAGAGGCGACACAACGATTGCTCAACTACATTTTATTCTACAGATCGCTTTTGGCTGGAGCGACACATATTTACATCGCTTCGTCATCCACGGCAACTCCTACGGCATCCATCATATTGGTGGGGAATGCTTCAGCGATGATCCCCATTCTGTAACTCTCTTAAGTCTGGGTTTGCGGGTGCGAGAACGGTTTCGCTACGAGTACAACTATTACGATAACTGGCAGGTACAACTGCGAGTTGAAAAGATAACTGAACTTGAGCCCGAAAAAACTTACCCGATTTGTATTGAAGGTAAACGGAATGGCCCCATTGAAGATTGTGGAGGGGCTTGGGCTTTCCAGGAACTTAGACAGGGATTCTCTACAGGAATGGTACTCCACCGCATGGCTGAAATTCTTTTCCAAGGAGATGATGAGCTTAAGCCACATCTGAGTGAACTTCGGCAACTGAGTTATTGGCTGTTACTAGACAACCTTGAGTTACCAAAACTCAATCATCGCTTACAGCAAAATCCCTTGAGTGACGACCCAGCTTTTCGAGAGGACATTATTTTCTAG
- a CDS encoding nucleotidyltransferase family protein — MQTTLKNLPQPLEAIEQFCERWQIIEFALFGSVLRDDFRSDSDIDVLVTFAPDFQRGFNETIQIKQELEALMGRKVDLLIKGAIARSSNWLRRRNILESAEVIYAKGS, encoded by the coding sequence ATGCAAACAACCCTAAAAAACCTACCCCAACCCCTTGAGGCCATCGAACAATTCTGTGAACGCTGGCAGATTATAGAATTTGCCCTCTTTGGTTCCGTGTTGCGGGATGACTTTCGCTCAGACAGTGATATTGATGTTCTGGTCACCTTTGCTCCCGACTTCCAGCGGGGGTTTAATGAAACCATTCAGATCAAGCAAGAGTTAGAAGCTCTTATGGGTCGTAAAGTCGATCTGCTGATCAAAGGGGCGATCGCCCGGAGTAGCAATTGGCTACGTCGTCGAAATATTCTTGAATCTGCTGAGGTGATTTATGCCAAGGGATCTTGA
- a CDS encoding helix-turn-helix transcriptional regulator, whose protein sequence is MKYYNFELSFRLPGVNTNPEQYLDALFEAGCDDAMIGMGRNGFIGADFSRESESLELAVESAIKDIESAIPGAVLIEAGPDLVGASDIAAILGCSRQNIRQHLTMADENGPIPVYQGKRDLWHLAEVLIWLRDAKGLKIEPELIEVAAYVMTFNSNCQSKKTKKVAALA, encoded by the coding sequence ATGAAATACTATAACTTTGAGCTATCTTTCAGGCTCCCTGGTGTCAATACAAACCCTGAGCAATACTTAGACGCACTATTTGAGGCAGGCTGCGATGATGCAATGATCGGTATGGGCCGTAATGGGTTTATAGGAGCTGACTTTAGTCGGGAATCTGAATCTTTAGAGTTAGCTGTCGAGTCCGCAATTAAAGATATCGAGAGCGCTATTCCCGGAGCTGTACTGATTGAGGCTGGGCCAGATTTAGTCGGGGCTTCAGATATTGCTGCTATTCTCGGATGTAGTCGCCAGAATATTAGACAGCACCTGACAATGGCTGATGAAAACGGCCCTATTCCTGTATACCAAGGTAAACGCGACCTGTGGCATCTTGCAGAAGTTCTGATCTGGTTACGAGATGCTAAAGGGTTAAAAATTGAACCTGAACTAATAGAAGTCGCGGCTTACGTGATGACATTCAACTCGAATTGCCAGTCTAAAAAAACCAAAAAAGTAGCGGCCCTGGCTTAA
- a CDS encoding ISKra4-like element ISSysp7 family transposase, producing MNIKISLRIEADDGSIKIIEDVAQLERGPLTPTNLGLTLAESKQILQGIQQEMVSSQVSQYVEQQAFCPDCGQPRKCKGKHKLIYRSVFGKLTLTSPRFFHCPCQSQATKSFSPLALLLTERQSPEYLYLQTKFASLVSYGLSVQLLDEVLPLNGTLNPSTVRYHLHQMGQKLDDELGEEQIMYVEGSPRQWEQLPRPELPLNVGIDGAYIHAHCSKGSKQQRHFELIVGKSIPDEGPSKSFGFVQTYDTKPKRRLFELLKSQGMQMNQQVTFFSDGGDTVRDLQRFLNPQAEYLLDWFHVTMRITQLSQYLRGLKHYDLDNGKSMVERLKSVKWYLWHGNVFRALQELEWLEEDADFLESNYPKLKKMRRAIAEFHTYIQNNGHFIPNYGERYRCGERISTGFVESTVNQVVAKRMEKKQQMRWTPKGAHLLLQVRTKVLNQDWKEVVDRWYSPPLKETGVPNAA from the coding sequence ATGAATATCAAAATCAGCTTAAGGATTGAAGCCGATGATGGCAGCATAAAAATCATTGAGGATGTCGCTCAATTGGAGCGAGGCCCATTGACTCCTACTAATCTAGGCTTGACTTTGGCCGAATCAAAACAGATTTTGCAAGGGATCCAACAAGAAATGGTTTCGTCACAGGTCAGTCAATATGTAGAGCAACAGGCGTTTTGTCCAGACTGTGGTCAACCGCGTAAATGTAAAGGGAAACATAAGCTAATTTATCGTTCTGTATTTGGGAAGCTGACATTAACTAGTCCTCGATTCTTTCATTGTCCCTGCCAGTCCCAAGCAACAAAAAGCTTTAGCCCATTAGCCTTACTCCTCACTGAACGGCAGTCTCCTGAATACCTTTACCTGCAGACAAAATTTGCCTCCCTGGTTTCCTATGGTCTGAGTGTCCAGTTACTTGATGAGGTGTTGCCATTGAACGGCACCCTTAATCCTTCAACCGTGAGATATCACCTGCATCAAATGGGGCAAAAGCTCGATGATGAATTGGGAGAAGAACAAATTATGTATGTAGAAGGTAGCCCTCGCCAATGGGAGCAACTCCCTCGACCTGAGCTTCCCCTCAATGTAGGAATTGATGGTGCCTATATCCATGCTCACTGTTCTAAAGGGAGTAAACAACAGCGCCATTTTGAACTGATTGTGGGCAAGAGTATTCCAGATGAAGGACCCAGCAAAAGCTTTGGTTTTGTCCAGACCTATGACACCAAACCAAAGCGACGGTTATTTGAACTCCTAAAATCCCAAGGAATGCAAATGAATCAGCAGGTTACCTTCTTTTCTGATGGAGGCGATACAGTCCGAGACTTGCAGCGATTTCTCAATCCTCAAGCGGAATATCTTCTGGACTGGTTTCATGTCACCATGCGGATCACTCAGCTCAGTCAATATCTCAGGGGGTTGAAGCACTATGATTTAGACAATGGAAAGTCTATGGTAGAGAGGCTAAAGAGTGTCAAATGGTATCTCTGGCATGGGAATGTCTTCAGGGCATTACAAGAGCTGGAATGGCTGGAGGAGGATGCTGACTTTCTCGAAAGTAATTATCCGAAACTCAAAAAAATGCGGCGGGCTATTGCTGAGTTCCACACGTATATTCAGAACAATGGCCATTTTATTCCCAACTATGGAGAACGTTACCGCTGTGGGGAGCGCATCTCAACGGGATTTGTGGAATCTACAGTCAATCAAGTCGTGGCTAAACGAATGGAGAAGAAGCAGCAAATGCGATGGACTCCGAAGGGTGCTCATCTATTACTACAGGTGAGAACTAAAGTCCTAAATCAAGACTGGAAAGAAGTGGTTGACCGATGGTATTCTCCGCCACTGAAGGAGACTGGAGTGCCTAATGCTGCTTGA
- a CDS encoding ParM/StbA family protein produces MDEYVTKDHLEESLVAAQEQFEYCGRSLSLDINEITICPEGAGLFLQGLPAKINPQSARVAVLVIGHRNTSWLVTDKGSPSVAESVTNNLGFRWLVQEVQKRTGHKDEIALAEMIFTGKNLRPELQQEIKKCLPLYWQQIRLFLTEQNPVDYVVCGGGAAMLLEQEIMGHLSGKVSWANHLARGVVKSGIKDRVMARRLVDSYGLLHSL; encoded by the coding sequence TTGGACGAATATGTCACAAAAGACCACCTAGAGGAGAGTCTCGTTGCTGCCCAAGAGCAGTTTGAATACTGTGGGAGATCGCTCTCATTAGACATCAATGAAATCACCATCTGTCCAGAGGGAGCAGGACTCTTTCTCCAGGGATTACCAGCCAAAATTAATCCCCAGTCAGCGCGGGTGGCGGTGTTGGTAATTGGTCATCGCAATACCTCATGGCTAGTGACCGACAAGGGTTCCCCTTCAGTGGCGGAATCAGTGACCAATAACCTCGGTTTTCGGTGGCTGGTGCAAGAAGTGCAGAAGCGTACAGGCCATAAGGATGAAATAGCCCTCGCAGAGATGATTTTCACCGGGAAAAATCTCCGCCCAGAACTCCAACAGGAGATAAAAAAATGTCTCCCTCTGTATTGGCAACAAATCCGGCTATTTCTCACTGAACAAAACCCCGTGGACTATGTGGTGTGCGGTGGTGGCGCAGCAATGCTCCTGGAACAAGAAATCATGGGCCATTTATCAGGGAAAGTGAGCTGGGCGAATCATCTGGCCCGGGGGGTCGTGAAATCAGGCATTAAGGATCGGGTGATGGCCCGCCGCCTGGTGGACAGCTACGGACTTTTACACAGCCTATAA
- the vapB gene encoding type II toxin-antitoxin system VapB family antitoxin: MNPSILEKYNALPTGIKKQVEDFIEFLAQKYLKNSQPPVLPTEKKYGYGSLAGKLVVPDDFDEPLEELAEYM; encoded by the coding sequence ATGAACCCTTCAATTCTTGAAAAATATAATGCCTTACCTACAGGAATCAAAAAGCAAGTCGAAGACTTTATCGAGTTCCTTGCCCAAAAGTATCTCAAAAATTCTCAGCCACCAGTTCTCCCAACAGAGAAAAAGTACGGTTATGGCAGTTTAGCCGGAAAATTAGTGGTTCCCGACGATTTTGACGAACCCCTAGAAGAATTGGCGGAGTATATGTAA
- a CDS encoding vWA domain-containing protein — protein sequence MPMISLIPMHGAIAQGRSVTLDVLIKIEPPLVELDNNARPPLNLGFVLDKSGSMHGNKLDYAKQAIAYAIEQLLPSDRLSLTLFDTQVETKIPSTLATDKQRLLETIKLIRSGSSTALHDGWVQGGIQVGQYLNNDHLNRVILLSDGLANVGETNPDVIASDVHGLMKTGISTSALGVGRDYDEDLLEAIARSGDGNFFHIASPEDLPQIFETELQGLATTIGRSVTLKLDPQAGTTVKEVLNDLEREESGAIKLPNLTVANPLKVVVRLRVPACDGATDVLEVALQWEDTEHGETLAQTATLQLQVVNPEQLSDFPANPEVQEQVALLMAARARQEAIDRLDQGDVTGAVQFLNDSARTLEAMPASAPLMEELSNLKDLAEDFETGDRQMSRKRAMAEKYHLNRSRSAQYGKKRPKE from the coding sequence ATGCCCATGATTTCTCTAATTCCAATGCACGGGGCGATCGCCCAGGGTCGCTCTGTCACCTTAGATGTGCTGATTAAAATCGAGCCACCTCTGGTGGAGCTGGATAACAACGCCCGGCCGCCGCTGAATCTGGGGTTTGTGCTGGATAAGTCCGGGTCGATGCACGGCAATAAGCTGGATTATGCCAAACAGGCGATCGCCTATGCCATCGAGCAACTGCTACCGAGCGATCGCCTGAGTTTGACCCTATTTGATACCCAGGTGGAGACGAAGATTCCCAGCACCCTTGCCACTGACAAACAGCGACTGTTAGAGACGATTAAACTGATTCGTTCGGGCAGCTCGACGGCGCTTCATGATGGTTGGGTACAGGGGGGCATCCAAGTGGGTCAATATCTAAACAACGACCATTTGAACCGGGTGATCCTCCTGTCCGATGGCTTAGCCAATGTGGGAGAAACAAACCCCGATGTAATTGCCAGTGATGTCCACGGACTGATGAAGACCGGCATTAGCACCTCTGCCCTAGGGGTTGGACGGGATTATGACGAGGATCTTCTAGAGGCGATCGCCCGCAGTGGCGATGGTAACTTCTTCCACATCGCCTCACCAGAAGATTTACCGCAAATCTTTGAGACGGAATTGCAGGGTTTAGCCACCACCATTGGGCGTTCTGTCACCTTAAAACTTGACCCCCAAGCAGGAACAACGGTTAAAGAAGTGTTGAATGATTTGGAGCGGGAGGAATCTGGTGCGATTAAGTTACCGAATCTAACCGTCGCTAATCCCCTAAAGGTGGTGGTGCGGTTACGTGTACCTGCCTGTGATGGGGCAACGGATGTCCTTGAGGTCGCCTTACAGTGGGAGGATACTGAACATGGCGAAACCTTGGCCCAGACAGCCACTTTACAGTTACAGGTGGTAAACCCAGAACAACTGAGTGATTTTCCGGCCAACCCAGAAGTACAAGAACAGGTAGCGTTGTTAATGGCAGCCCGGGCGCGCCAGGAGGCCATCGACCGTTTAGATCAAGGTGATGTGACCGGGGCAGTGCAATTTTTAAACGATTCAGCTAGGACATTAGAAGCCATGCCTGCTTCGGCTCCCTTGATGGAAGAATTGTCTAATCTAAAAGATTTAGCTGAGGATTTTGAGACGGGCGATCGCCAAATGTCTCGTAAACGCGCGATGGCGGAAAAGTATCATTTAAATCGTAGTCGGTCGGCCCAATATGGTAAAAAACGACCGAAAGAATAA
- a CDS encoding recombinase family protein, protein MAMVGYARVSSVGQSLEVQIEKLKHCDKIFKEKCSGVSYKRPRLKACLEYVREGDTLVVTRLDRLARSTLHLCEIAKQLESKQVNLQVLEQSIDTGDATGRLLFNMLGAISQFETEIRAERQMDGIQNAKARGVQFGRKKQLTPSQCQELRKRRSQGVLIKTLMEDYGLSKATIYRYLKEAETVKS, encoded by the coding sequence ATGGCGATGGTTGGCTACGCGCGAGTCAGTTCTGTTGGGCAGAGTCTGGAAGTTCAAATCGAGAAGCTCAAGCATTGCGACAAGATTTTCAAAGAAAAGTGCAGTGGTGTCTCGTACAAACGCCCTAGGCTTAAAGCCTGTCTTGAATATGTCAGAGAAGGCGACACATTAGTTGTGACTCGTTTAGATCGCCTGGCTCGCTCAACCCTGCACCTGTGCGAAATTGCGAAACAATTGGAATCTAAGCAGGTGAATCTTCAAGTGCTTGAACAGAGTATTGATACTGGAGATGCGACCGGACGGCTTTTATTCAATATGTTGGGGGCGATCTCCCAATTTGAGACGGAAATACGTGCGGAACGTCAAATGGATGGCATCCAAAATGCGAAAGCTCGTGGGGTTCAGTTTGGCCGTAAAAAGCAGCTCACGCCAAGTCAATGCCAAGAACTACGTAAAAGACGCTCACAAGGGGTATTAATCAAAACGTTGATGGAAGATTACGGCCTTTCTAAGGCAACTATCTATCGCTATTTGAAGGAAGCGGAAACGGTAAAAAGTTGA
- a CDS encoding HepT-like ribonuclease domain-containing protein, producing the protein MPRDLESLIDIQQAAQRIIRFTQGLSREALLNNEKEISALLYQITIIGEATKRLSKDFRERHPEIPWRNLAGMRDVLVHEYDQIDLDIVWDVVEQRIPELLQQLKPLVDAEIGGRRSPNIS; encoded by the coding sequence ATGCCAAGGGATCTTGAAAGTTTGATTGATATTCAGCAAGCTGCCCAAAGGATTATCCGCTTTACCCAAGGGTTGAGTCGAGAAGCATTATTGAATAATGAAAAAGAAATTTCGGCTTTACTGTATCAAATTACGATTATTGGAGAAGCAACTAAGCGATTGTCCAAGGACTTCCGAGAACGCCATCCAGAAATTCCGTGGCGTAACTTAGCAGGTATGCGCGATGTACTGGTTCACGAATATGATCAGATTGATCTTGATATTGTTTGGGATGTCGTTGAACAAAGGATTCCTGAACTACTTCAGCAGTTAAAACCTTTAGTAGATGCTGAAATTGGGGGTAGGCGATCGCCAAATATCTCGTAA